Proteins from a genomic interval of Salvelinus alpinus chromosome 7, SLU_Salpinus.1, whole genome shotgun sequence:
- the LOC139581956 gene encoding octapeptide-repeat protein T2-like, protein MQEAQGGGTGKKHREEARRRQREEDTQEAQGGGIGRRHAGGTGRRHREETQGGGTQEAEGGGHTGGTGRWRVGGTGRRHREEACRSHREAACRRHREEAKGGVTQEAQGGNKQEAQGGNMQEAQGGNTRRRRREEAQGDGEGVRRRRRKEAQGGGEDRRCRDEAEGGIKEACRRQRRRREEVQ, encoded by the coding sequence ATGCAGGAGGCACAGGGAGGAGGCACAGGGAAGAAACACAGGGAGGAGGCACGCcggaggcagagggaggaggacacGCAGGAGGCACAGGGAGGAGGCATAGGGAGGAGGCATGCAGGAGGCACAGGGAGGAGGCACAGGGAAGAAACACAGGGAGGAGGCACGcaggaggcagagggaggagggcACACAGGAGGCACAGGGAGGTGGCGCGTAGGAGGCACAGGGAGGAGGCATAGGGAGGAGGCATGCAGGAGTCACAGGGAGGCAGCATGCAGGAGGCACAGGGAGGAGGCAAAAGGAGGAGTTACGCAGGAGGCTCAGGGAGGAAACAAGCAGGAGGCACAGGGGGGAAACATGCAGGAGGCACAGGGAGGAAACACCAGGAGGAGGCGCAGGGAGGAGGCACAAGGAGATGGCGAGGGAGTGCGCAGGAGGCGTAGGAAGGAGGCGCAGGGAGGTGGCGAAGATAGGAGGTGCAGGGATGAGGCAGAGGGAGGAATCAAGGAGGCATGCAGGAGGCAGAGGAGGCGACGGGAGGAGGTGCAGTGA